The Spirosoma foliorum genome has a window encoding:
- a CDS encoding glycosyltransferase family 2 protein, protein MANDLSYPPLNSCQTQLLPWVTVICICHNHQDYVLQALKSVIEQDYPTIELIVIDNASTDLSSTRIGEFVQLFPTIRFIRNAVNVGLNRAFNQGLALAQGQYIIDLSADDLLLPHRISRQVNVLEQLPATYGVVFSNAAYIDAGGKKTGVHYPVDSNGHTLVDVPIGFVFMHLLKAYFICTPTMMMRRNMLIELGGYDETLSYEDFDLWVRSARTYQYAYIDAVLTLKRLLPTALSTQVIQPYNHLLPSTLIVCQKAFTLCATPDEFQALAARIQTFVRKAFYAQQFELVAQFGKLLQQITQPDLLTRLILLLSRFHFPVNLFYRIYHQWQPVRGWRNRAG, encoded by the coding sequence TTGGCAAACGATTTAAGCTACCCACCACTAAATTCTTGCCAAACTCAATTACTGCCCTGGGTAACGGTTATTTGTATCTGCCATAATCACCAGGATTATGTGTTGCAGGCGCTGAAATCGGTAATTGAACAGGACTATCCAACTATAGAATTGATCGTCATTGACAATGCCAGCACCGACCTTTCTTCAACCCGTATTGGCGAATTTGTTCAATTATTTCCAACCATCCGATTTATCAGGAATGCGGTCAATGTAGGCTTAAATCGAGCATTCAATCAGGGATTGGCGCTCGCTCAGGGGCAATATATTATTGATCTTTCGGCGGATGATTTATTACTGCCCCACCGTATAAGCAGGCAGGTGAACGTACTCGAGCAATTGCCAGCTACCTATGGCGTTGTCTTTTCTAATGCCGCCTACATCGATGCAGGTGGAAAAAAAACAGGTGTTCATTATCCCGTCGACAGCAACGGCCATACACTTGTGGATGTGCCAATCGGATTCGTTTTCATGCACCTTCTGAAAGCTTATTTTATTTGTACACCAACCATGATGATGCGACGAAATATGCTCATTGAACTGGGCGGCTACGACGAGACACTTAGCTACGAGGATTTTGACCTGTGGGTACGATCCGCGCGGACTTATCAATATGCGTATATCGATGCAGTTTTGACCTTAAAACGGCTCCTTCCTACTGCGCTATCAACCCAGGTTATACAGCCCTATAACCACCTCCTACCCTCAACGCTAATTGTTTGTCAGAAAGCCTTTACCCTTTGTGCTACGCCCGATGAATTTCAGGCCCTGGCCGCTCGAATCCAAACATTTGTCCGGAAAGCGTTTTACGCCCAGCAATTCGAGCTGGTTGCGCAATTTGGCAAGCTTCTTCAACAAATTACGCAACCTGATCTGCTAACCCGGCTCATTCTGCTACTGAGCCGATTCCATTTCCCGGTCAATCTATTTTATCGAATTTACCACCAATGGCAACCTGTTCGTGGTTGGCGAAACCGAGCGGGGTAG
- the hslU gene encoding ATP-dependent protease ATPase subunit HslU — MTHSLKDLTPRQIVAELDQYIIGQQDAKRNVAIALRNRWRRMNSPADMQREITPNNILMIGATGVGKTEIARRLAKLADAPFIKVEASKFTEVGYVGRDVESMVRDLVEQAVNMVRAAKKEAVQAKAQQLVEDAILDILIPPVKPANGQLGFENEKKDSDAELNERTRERFREKIRSGEMDDRRIEIDVQQSQTPNIGIMGGSVDDLSMMNIQEMIGGMMPKRGKKRKVSIAEARKIMLEDEAAKLIDMDEVKDEAIRKAEDAGIIFIDEIDKVASARSGNGGGGPDVSREGVQRDLLPIVEGSAVNTKYGVIHTDHILFIAAGAFHVAKPSDLIPELQGRFPIRVELQSLSENDFYQILKEPKNALTKQYEAMLQAENVSLAFQDDALRELARIAFEVNSDVENIGARRLQTVLSHLMNDFMFDIPDVIGANAQVVITKDLVNERLNGLVKNRDLSQFIL; from the coding sequence ATGACCCACTCACTCAAAGACCTTACCCCCCGGCAAATCGTTGCCGAGTTGGACCAGTACATTATCGGCCAGCAGGATGCCAAGCGAAACGTAGCCATTGCGCTCCGTAACCGTTGGCGCCGAATGAACAGCCCCGCCGATATGCAACGCGAAATTACGCCGAATAATATCCTAATGATTGGGGCAACCGGCGTTGGTAAAACCGAAATCGCCCGTCGACTAGCAAAACTGGCCGATGCACCCTTTATTAAAGTGGAAGCGTCGAAGTTTACCGAAGTCGGTTATGTTGGTCGCGATGTTGAAAGCATGGTGCGCGATTTAGTTGAACAGGCCGTCAATATGGTACGGGCTGCCAAAAAAGAAGCGGTGCAGGCCAAAGCTCAACAACTAGTTGAAGATGCGATTCTGGATATTCTGATTCCTCCCGTAAAGCCTGCCAACGGCCAACTGGGTTTCGAGAATGAGAAAAAAGATTCGGATGCTGAGCTAAACGAACGCACCCGCGAACGCTTCCGCGAAAAAATCCGATCAGGTGAAATGGACGATCGGAGAATCGAGATCGATGTGCAGCAAAGCCAAACGCCCAACATCGGTATTATGGGTGGTTCGGTCGATGATCTATCAATGATGAATATTCAGGAGATGATTGGCGGCATGATGCCCAAGCGGGGTAAGAAGCGCAAAGTAAGCATTGCCGAAGCGCGTAAAATCATGCTCGAAGACGAAGCGGCCAAGCTCATCGACATGGACGAAGTAAAAGATGAAGCCATTCGCAAGGCCGAAGATGCGGGCATTATTTTTATTGATGAGATCGATAAAGTAGCGTCTGCCCGTTCAGGTAATGGCGGAGGAGGTCCGGATGTTAGCCGCGAAGGTGTACAACGCGACTTGCTTCCGATTGTAGAAGGGAGTGCCGTAAACACAAAATATGGCGTCATCCATACCGATCATATCTTGTTCATTGCCGCTGGAGCTTTCCACGTAGCTAAACCCAGCGATCTGATTCCTGAATTACAAGGGCGTTTCCCAATTCGGGTCGAATTACAAAGTCTGTCGGAGAATGATTTCTATCAGATTTTAAAAGAGCCCAAGAACGCACTAACCAAACAATACGAAGCCATGTTGCAAGCCGAAAACGTTAGCCTGGCCTTTCAGGATGATGCCCTTCGCGAACTGGCCCGGATTGCTTTTGAAGTCAATAGCGACGTCGAAAACATTGGCGCCCGACGGCTACAAACCGTGTTAAGCCATCTCATGAACGACTTCATGTTCGATATTCCGGACGTTATTGGCGCTAATGCACAAGTTGTTATAACCAAAGATTTAGTAAACGAACGGCTGAATGGGCTGGTAAAAAACCGGGATTTGAGTCAGTTCATTTTGTAA
- a CDS encoding fatty acid desaturase family protein, with the protein MRTPLKFKDTSRSQFYPTVRKRVDAYFTERSLSPHANGAMWAKASFFLVGYTVLYVLIMSNQFTLLPMLGMAIVLGMFAAFIGFNVSHDGLHGAFSAHSWVNRLLGNSFYLLGANPYIWKITHNVVHHTYTNIPGHDEDIDLAPGLVRLDPGEELQPWHRYQQWYTFPLYALASLSWVFRKDYVKFFKSQIGHHDNSTHPRSEYIKLFASKAIYYFFFLVLPFLVLDLAWWQILIGFVLMHLAEGLVLGLVFQLAHAVEGTDFPLPDEHGDIQNAWAIHQMHTTANFAPRSAMAAFLCGGLNRQIEHHLFPKVCHIHYPAITNIVKSTAHEFGLPYIENQSFGSALSSHFRLLQKLGRQPDAVTVSAKAHSMARQNPTPTAKPILSSSR; encoded by the coding sequence ATGCGAACCCCATTAAAGTTTAAGGATACGAGTCGATCACAGTTTTATCCAACAGTTCGAAAACGAGTTGACGCCTATTTTACCGAGAGGTCTCTGTCGCCACATGCCAATGGCGCTATGTGGGCCAAGGCCAGTTTCTTTTTAGTTGGCTATACCGTACTCTACGTCCTGATTATGTCGAACCAGTTTACCCTTTTGCCAATGCTGGGCATGGCCATTGTATTGGGTATGTTCGCTGCGTTCATTGGGTTCAATGTCTCCCACGATGGTTTACACGGTGCATTTTCGGCTCACAGTTGGGTCAACCGGCTATTGGGTAACAGTTTTTATCTGTTGGGAGCCAATCCGTATATCTGGAAAATCACACACAACGTTGTCCATCATACTTATACCAATATTCCCGGTCATGATGAAGATATTGACCTTGCTCCCGGCCTCGTACGGTTAGATCCCGGCGAAGAGCTTCAGCCCTGGCATCGTTACCAGCAGTGGTACACATTTCCATTGTACGCATTAGCGTCCTTATCCTGGGTGTTCCGGAAGGATTATGTAAAGTTCTTCAAGAGCCAGATTGGCCATCATGACAACTCAACACATCCCCGTAGCGAGTACATCAAGTTATTTGCGTCTAAAGCGATCTATTATTTCTTTTTTCTAGTACTGCCTTTTCTGGTACTTGATTTGGCCTGGTGGCAAATCCTTATTGGCTTTGTTCTGATGCACCTCGCCGAAGGCTTAGTATTAGGCCTTGTTTTTCAACTAGCTCACGCTGTTGAAGGTACTGATTTCCCCTTGCCAGATGAACACGGAGATATTCAAAATGCCTGGGCCATCCATCAGATGCATACAACGGCTAACTTCGCACCCCGCAGTGCCATGGCTGCTTTTCTCTGCGGAGGGTTAAATCGACAGATTGAACACCATCTGTTCCCTAAGGTTTGCCATATCCATTACCCGGCCATTACCAACATTGTCAAGAGTACAGCCCACGAGTTTGGACTCCCTTATATCGAAAATCAAAGCTTCGGTTCAGCCTTATCGTCACATTTCCGGCTTTTACAAAAACTGGGTCGTCAGCCCGACGCTGTAACCGTATCGGCAAAAGCACATTCGATGGCCCGCCAAAACCCAACGCCGACAGCGAAGCCTATTTTATCCAGTTCACGATAG
- a CDS encoding SAM-dependent methyltransferase, translated as MASQQDLDFTYTTIDKIFRLSVGETGDYSGAMYNGDFSLTLEEAQRQKHAFIADSLRVGKGTRILDMGCGWGPFLTFVKGRGANGRGVTLSKGQAEACRANGLEVEIKDCRLITPADYGTFDAVSCIGGMEHFCSVEQYQAGQQDQVYADFFTKLNDLLPVGGRFYMQTMVFGKNMIPFEEISLDAPKDSPSYALALMIAQFPGSWLPYGPEQVIRNAKPYFKLVSQSSGRLDYIETIGQWRKRFRAFNLQKYFLYASLLPKLLTNKPFQDLIAVFRVSPNRVCFQNETMEHYRLVFEKV; from the coding sequence ATGGCCTCACAACAAGACCTTGACTTCACGTACACGACCATTGATAAGATTTTTCGCCTAAGCGTAGGGGAAACCGGCGATTATAGCGGGGCTATGTATAACGGAGATTTCTCTTTGACGCTGGAAGAGGCACAGCGTCAGAAACATGCCTTTATTGCCGATAGCCTGCGTGTTGGCAAAGGAACACGTATCCTCGACATGGGTTGCGGATGGGGGCCCTTTCTGACCTTCGTTAAAGGGCGTGGGGCCAATGGTCGTGGGGTGACCCTTTCTAAAGGACAAGCCGAAGCCTGTCGGGCAAATGGTCTGGAGGTTGAGATTAAAGATTGCCGACTGATTACCCCCGCCGATTATGGCACGTTCGATGCGGTTAGCTGCATTGGTGGTATGGAACATTTCTGTTCGGTGGAGCAATATCAGGCAGGTCAGCAGGATCAGGTATATGCCGATTTCTTTACCAAACTCAATGATCTGCTACCTGTGGGCGGTCGTTTCTACATGCAGACCATGGTGTTCGGTAAAAATATGATTCCATTTGAGGAAATCAGCCTGGATGCCCCTAAAGACTCTCCTTCCTACGCGTTGGCACTCATGATTGCTCAATTCCCAGGTTCGTGGCTCCCCTATGGTCCTGAGCAGGTAATTCGCAATGCCAAGCCGTATTTTAAGCTCGTATCGCAAAGTAGTGGTCGACTGGATTATATCGAAACCATTGGCCAGTGGCGCAAACGGTTCCGGGCGTTCAACTTACAGAAGTACTTTTTGTATGCTTCGCTGTTGCCTAAATTATTGACGAATAAGCCTTTCCAGGACCTGATTGCTGTATTCAGAGTAAGCCCCAATCGGGTTTGTTTTCAGAATGAGACTATGGAGCACTACCGCCTAGTGTTCGAAAAAGTGTAA
- a CDS encoding acyl-CoA thioesterase: MIIHDVTNIRVRYYDTDQMGIVYYGNYARFYEIGRVEALRHLGLAYKKMEEDGISMPVYDLTSRFIRPAKYDDLLTIRVTIPQLPKTRLMFDYEIFNQEGQLLNTGQTTLVFVRTETGRPCAAPTDLVEAAKPFFDQ, translated from the coding sequence ATGATTATCCACGACGTTACGAATATTCGGGTTCGTTATTACGACACCGACCAGATGGGCATTGTCTATTACGGGAATTATGCTCGTTTTTACGAAATCGGACGGGTTGAAGCACTCCGACATTTAGGGCTGGCCTACAAAAAAATGGAAGAGGATGGCATTTCAATGCCGGTCTATGATCTTACGTCCCGCTTCATCCGTCCTGCCAAATACGATGATCTACTCACGATCCGGGTAACTATTCCGCAACTTCCTAAAACCCGACTGATGTTTGATTATGAGATATTTAATCAGGAGGGCCAACTATTAAATACGGGCCAGACAACCCTTGTATTTGTCCGAACAGAAACCGGTCGACCTTGTGCAGCCCCAACAGATCTGGTCGAAGCGGCCAAACCTTTCTTTGATCAGTAG
- a CDS encoding MFS transporter, whose protein sequence is MDVRSLFSRRSPSGPSLYTFSFWLLSVSNFLFSASFSMMIPELPAYLEKMGGREYVGLIIALFTFTAGVSRPFSGKITDTVGRVPVMAFGSVVCFVCGLLYPYLLTVWGFLTLRLIHGFSTGTKPTATSAYIADVVPANRRGEAMGMLGLFTAMGMSLGPAIGSWLATDFSMNIMFWTSSAFALMSIGILLRMPETLKQTQPFRLGLLRLKKDEIFDKNAIPPFLVLLLQSFSSGVILTVISSFSASLGVTNKGLFFTVYTVASLAIRLVFSRTSDRYGRIPVLFISTIVLAFSMGLLILTDSTFLFWTAAIFYGMSWGMNSPTVTAWTADLSDEKTRGRAMATMYIALEAGIGLGALGAGWVLNHFDGESGIDASFAVSGVLALVAVVYLGWLWRKDVPLQSHQIDEADEVALLDGEP, encoded by the coding sequence TTGGACGTTCGTTCACTTTTCTCTCGACGTAGCCCCAGCGGCCCCTCTCTTTACACGTTCTCCTTTTGGTTACTCTCGGTTAGTAACTTCCTGTTTTCGGCCAGTTTTTCGATGATGATTCCTGAGTTGCCCGCCTATTTGGAAAAAATGGGAGGACGGGAATATGTTGGGTTGATTATCGCGCTCTTTACATTTACGGCTGGTGTATCGCGGCCATTCAGCGGAAAAATTACGGATACCGTCGGGCGTGTTCCGGTTATGGCCTTCGGCTCGGTTGTCTGCTTCGTTTGCGGATTGCTCTATCCCTATTTGCTCACGGTCTGGGGTTTTCTAACGCTCCGACTCATTCACGGTTTTTCTACAGGAACAAAACCCACAGCTACCTCGGCCTATATAGCCGATGTGGTTCCGGCCAATCGCCGGGGCGAAGCAATGGGTATGCTGGGTTTGTTTACGGCCATGGGTATGTCGTTGGGACCCGCCATTGGCAGTTGGTTAGCCACCGATTTTTCCATGAATATTATGTTCTGGACATCGTCCGCCTTTGCACTGATGTCAATCGGTATCCTGCTCCGAATGCCCGAAACACTCAAGCAGACACAACCCTTTCGACTCGGATTACTTCGTCTGAAAAAAGACGAAATTTTCGACAAAAATGCCATTCCTCCTTTTCTGGTTCTGCTGTTACAATCCTTTTCGTCGGGCGTTATCCTGACGGTCATTTCCTCGTTTAGTGCGTCGCTGGGCGTTACAAACAAAGGGTTGTTTTTTACGGTATATACAGTTGCTTCCTTAGCTATTCGGCTGGTTTTCAGTCGGACATCAGATCGCTATGGCCGCATTCCGGTACTGTTTATTTCAACAATCGTGCTGGCGTTTTCGATGGGGTTATTAATCTTAACCGATTCAACGTTTTTATTCTGGACAGCGGCCATTTTTTACGGTATGTCGTGGGGGATGAATTCACCAACGGTAACCGCCTGGACGGCTGATCTAAGTGACGAGAAGACGCGGGGACGAGCGATGGCTACGATGTACATCGCGCTCGAAGCGGGCATTGGGTTAGGTGCTTTGGGAGCGGGCTGGGTGTTGAATCACTTTGACGGTGAGTCGGGAATCGACGCTTCTTTTGCTGTTTCGGGGGTATTAGCCCTTGTGGCCGTTGTGTACCTGGGATGGTTATGGCGGAAGGACGTTCCATTGCAATCGCATCAGATTGACGAAGCCGACGAGGTGGCATTATTGGACGGGGAACCCTGA
- the mltG gene encoding endolytic transglycosylase MltG, producing MSRNLKIALFLTVSILLTTFSFYFWQVFRSPNLQVNDGDKTFALLIPRGATFESVMDTLKTHKVINDETSFRFLAKMMKYPELVKEGRYEIKPLMGNREALVKLRSGNQDAMPVTFTSMRQKSDLIQRVGSKFEFGPEALGKLLNDPATCQKFGFDTTTIVCLFLPNTYEMFWTIKPEAFLERMGTEYKKFWTPERQAKAKALGMSQTQVQVLASIVASETNKRDEQPRVAGVYLNRLKRGIKLEADPTVIFALRDFTIRRLLNKQLTVDSPYNTYRYAGLPPGPINLPAPTTIDAVLNAEQHDYLYFVVDARFNGYHTFSKTLAEHLANARLYQQALTRMKIMK from the coding sequence ATGTCTCGTAATTTAAAAATTGCTCTTTTCCTCACCGTTTCTATCCTGCTAACGACATTTTCGTTTTATTTCTGGCAGGTTTTCAGAAGTCCGAACCTTCAGGTAAACGATGGCGATAAAACGTTTGCGCTGCTCATTCCACGAGGAGCTACGTTTGAGTCGGTCATGGATACGCTAAAAACGCATAAGGTTATCAACGATGAGACGTCCTTTCGGTTTCTGGCCAAAATGATGAAATACCCTGAACTAGTCAAAGAAGGTCGTTATGAGATTAAGCCGCTCATGGGCAACCGGGAAGCGCTGGTTAAACTTCGTAGTGGCAATCAGGATGCTATGCCCGTGACCTTCACCAGCATGCGGCAAAAAAGCGATCTTATTCAACGAGTCGGCAGCAAGTTTGAATTTGGTCCCGAAGCACTCGGCAAATTGCTCAACGATCCGGCCACCTGTCAGAAGTTCGGTTTCGATACCACTACGATTGTTTGCCTGTTCTTGCCAAACACTTATGAGATGTTCTGGACAATCAAACCTGAAGCATTTCTGGAGCGTATGGGTACCGAATACAAAAAGTTCTGGACGCCCGAACGTCAGGCCAAAGCGAAAGCATTGGGTATGAGTCAAACGCAAGTGCAGGTACTTGCTTCTATTGTGGCTTCTGAAACCAACAAACGTGACGAGCAACCTCGCGTGGCAGGCGTGTACCTGAACCGTCTGAAACGTGGCATTAAGCTGGAAGCCGATCCAACCGTAATTTTTGCCCTGCGTGATTTTACCATCCGTCGGTTATTAAATAAGCAGCTGACCGTCGATTCGCCGTATAATACCTATCGGTATGCAGGTTTGCCTCCTGGTCCAATCAACCTGCCTGCTCCAACTACCATCGATGCCGTTCTGAACGCCGAACAGCACGATTATCTTTATTTCGTGGTCGATGCTCGTTTCAACGGCTACCATACGTTTTCCAAAACGCTGGCCGAACACCTGGCTAACGCGCGTCTGTATCAGCAGGCCCTGACACGCATGAAGATTATGAAATAA
- a CDS encoding winged helix-turn-helix transcriptional regulator: MSINRHEGLKKPDLRLINKALAMVSGKWRLYIILLLGEQTLRYTQLSELLPGISEKVLAGELKALVALGVMKRKAYAEMPPRVEYKLSKKGRLALPILSQIQDIGQLFN, encoded by the coding sequence ATGTCAATTAACCGGCATGAGGGCCTCAAAAAACCAGATTTACGCCTGATTAACAAAGCGCTGGCAATGGTTAGCGGAAAATGGAGATTGTATATTATCCTGCTTTTGGGAGAGCAAACGCTCCGGTACACTCAGCTCAGTGAGTTACTGCCCGGCATCAGCGAGAAAGTCTTGGCTGGCGAATTAAAAGCACTGGTAGCACTGGGCGTAATGAAACGAAAGGCATATGCAGAAATGCCTCCGCGTGTAGAGTATAAATTATCAAAGAAGGGCCGGTTAGCCTTACCGATTCTGAGCCAAATTCAGGATATCGGTCAACTATTTAATTGA
- a CDS encoding transglutaminase family protein produces the protein MAVRVAIHHHTQYDYDRAVFLSPHFIRLKPAAHCPAIIESYSLTIRPTNHTLHWQQDPFGNFIARVDFWESMQLMSIDVEIVATLAPVNPFDFFLDTYANSFPFVYEDQLKKDLIPYLETEEQGPYLSQWLQKIDRSKQNTIDFLINLNKQVNQDIAYSIRMEPGVQTPDETLKLAIGSCRDSGWLLVQILRNLGLAARFVSGYLAQVGLEKTKEANSDNPEERNLLALHAWAEVYIPGAGWIGLDPTSGMLATEGHIPLACTSNPASAAPLTGTAGLAETVLTYTNTLTRLPDE, from the coding sequence ATGGCCGTTCGCGTCGCTATTCATCACCATACTCAATACGACTACGATCGGGCGGTTTTTCTGTCTCCTCATTTTATCCGGCTTAAACCGGCAGCCCACTGTCCGGCTATTATTGAATCCTATTCACTAACGATTCGCCCAACGAACCACACACTTCACTGGCAACAAGACCCCTTTGGCAATTTCATCGCCCGGGTCGACTTCTGGGAGTCAATGCAATTGATGTCCATTGATGTGGAGATTGTGGCTACGTTAGCACCAGTCAACCCCTTCGATTTTTTTCTGGATACCTACGCTAATTCGTTCCCATTTGTGTATGAGGATCAGCTAAAAAAAGACCTTATCCCCTACCTGGAGACCGAAGAGCAAGGCCCTTATTTAAGCCAATGGCTGCAGAAGATTGATCGATCAAAACAGAATACGATCGATTTTTTGATTAATCTGAACAAGCAGGTTAACCAGGATATAGCCTATAGTATCCGCATGGAGCCGGGTGTACAAACACCCGACGAAACCTTAAAATTAGCCATAGGTTCCTGTCGGGATTCAGGTTGGTTATTGGTACAAATTCTGCGGAATCTGGGTTTGGCGGCTCGTTTTGTCTCAGGCTATTTAGCTCAGGTGGGCCTCGAAAAAACGAAGGAAGCCAATTCCGATAATCCTGAAGAACGCAATTTGCTTGCCTTACATGCCTGGGCAGAAGTATATATTCCTGGTGCAGGCTGGATTGGCCTTGATCCCACGTCGGGGATGCTGGCTACTGAGGGCCACATTCCATTGGCTTGTACCTCGAACCCAGCCAGCGCAGCACCACTAACAGGTACGGCGGGTCTTGCAGAAACAGTGCTTACCTACACCAATACATTGACGCGTTTACCTGACGAATAA
- a CDS encoding YihY/virulence factor BrkB family protein, with the protein MFDKLLGFKALRGVRVWLHANHPFNSKTTWYSFLKRMLAQITDNDTSERAASVSYSLILAVFPTVIFFFTLIPYISFIPDLQNQIMKFFQELLPGDTFSTVDTTIQDIISRPRSGVLSFGFVLALYSATSGLVALMQAFNSSYHSAEKRSFFKIRAIAIGLTFTLAFALILAIVVLIIGGIVSDYLLHFGILNNVVFINLLAIGRYLVVFAVFVGAITVIYRFGPNVNMNWIFIMPGAITASVLIVLTTFGFSYYVSNFGSYNKVYGSIGTLIALMIWINLISLLLILGFEMNVSLYNLEGDKHPSVAAKTTNATSET; encoded by the coding sequence ATGTTCGACAAACTTTTAGGATTTAAAGCATTACGTGGTGTTCGGGTCTGGCTACATGCCAATCATCCGTTCAATTCAAAAACGACCTGGTATTCGTTTTTAAAACGGATGCTCGCTCAGATTACTGACAACGACACCAGCGAGCGGGCCGCTTCTGTATCCTATAGTCTTATTCTGGCCGTTTTCCCAACCGTTATTTTCTTCTTTACCCTAATTCCTTATATCAGCTTCATTCCTGATCTTCAGAATCAGATCATGAAATTCTTCCAGGAATTGCTGCCAGGAGATACATTCAGTACAGTCGACACCACAATTCAGGATATCATTAGTCGGCCCCGAAGCGGTGTACTTTCCTTCGGCTTTGTCCTGGCGTTGTATTCGGCCACCAGTGGATTGGTTGCGTTAATGCAGGCCTTTAACTCTTCCTATCATTCGGCCGAAAAGCGGAGTTTCTTTAAAATCAGAGCTATTGCCATTGGTCTCACCTTCACGCTGGCCTTCGCTTTAATTCTGGCCATTGTTGTCTTAATTATCGGAGGCATCGTGAGCGACTACCTCCTTCATTTTGGCATCCTGAACAACGTTGTTTTCATCAATCTACTCGCTATTGGCCGGTACCTGGTTGTCTTTGCTGTGTTTGTGGGGGCTATTACGGTCATTTATCGCTTCGGGCCGAACGTCAATATGAACTGGATTTTTATTATGCCGGGAGCCATTACAGCCTCGGTTCTGATTGTGCTGACCACCTTCGGGTTTTCCTATTACGTCTCCAATTTCGGATCGTATAACAAAGTATATGGCTCTATTGGCACACTGATTGCGTTGATGATCTGGATCAACCTGATCTCGTTATTACTCATTCTTGGGTTTGAAATGAACGTGTCGCTCTACAATCTTGAAGGGGATAAACACCCGAGTGTAGCGGCAAAAACAACAAACGCCACCTCAGAGACTTGA
- a CDS encoding L-threonylcarbamoyladenylate synthase: MSAEFIKLYPKNPDPRRIDYIVKALRDGAVIIYPTDTIYGMGCDIHNARAVERVARIKGIKPTKNDFSFICYDLSHIADYARVSNQAFKLMKSLLPGPFTFILQATNNVPKLLNTNKKTVGIRVPDNDIPRQIVHQLGNPIITTSIRDEDEIIEYSTDPELIFEKFQNLVDIVIDGGYGGNVPSTIVDATDDEFAVVRQGLGELVL; encoded by the coding sequence ATGTCTGCTGAATTTATTAAGCTTTATCCAAAAAATCCTGACCCACGCCGGATTGACTATATCGTGAAAGCCCTGCGTGATGGTGCTGTGATTATTTACCCAACCGACACGATTTATGGTATGGGTTGCGATATTCATAATGCCCGGGCCGTTGAACGAGTAGCCCGCATTAAAGGCATCAAGCCTACCAAAAACGACTTCTCATTTATCTGTTACGACCTGAGCCATATTGCCGATTATGCCCGCGTAAGCAATCAGGCGTTTAAGTTAATGAAAAGCCTGCTCCCTGGCCCGTTTACGTTCATTCTCCAAGCAACAAACAACGTACCTAAGTTACTCAATACCAACAAGAAAACGGTGGGTATTCGTGTACCGGACAATGATATTCCACGTCAGATTGTCCATCAGCTTGGCAACCCAATTATTACAACATCGATTCGGGATGAAGATGAAATAATTGAGTACTCCACTGATCCAGAATTAATTTTCGAGAAATTTCAGAATCTGGTCGATATCGTCATTGACGGCGGCTATGGAGGCAACGTTCCTTCTACAATTGTTGACGCTACAGATGACGAGTTCGCCGTTGTCCGTCAAGGTTTAGGTGAATTAGTGCTTTGA
- a CDS encoding YybH family protein — MKSALSLILLLGLTASCRTQVDSPRSMNPAAAVRQKAIDEIREADQNFSIMSEKQGMAKAFTTYASDDVIKLNDGTAPTIGFDSLRAQMSRLPANGPVLTWQVLKADAATSGDLGYTFGQWMLTKKDDAGKRSAQYGVYVTVWKRQRNGQWRFVVDGGNSTPEPK, encoded by the coding sequence ATGAAGTCTGCATTATCACTCATACTACTTTTAGGATTGACAGCCTCTTGCCGTACACAGGTCGATAGCCCACGCTCCATGAATCCGGCGGCCGCCGTCCGTCAGAAAGCCATCGACGAGATTCGGGAGGCAGACCAGAATTTTAGTATTATGTCTGAAAAACAGGGTATGGCGAAAGCCTTTACGACCTATGCTAGCGATGATGTGATTAAGCTCAACGACGGGACCGCTCCCACGATTGGATTTGATTCGCTGAGGGCTCAGATGAGTCGCCTGCCAGCCAATGGACCCGTTTTGACCTGGCAAGTCCTGAAGGCCGATGCGGCTACATCGGGTGATTTAGGCTATACGTTTGGTCAATGGATGCTCACGAAAAAAGACGATGCCGGAAAACGGAGTGCCCAATATGGTGTTTACGTAACGGTCTGGAAGCGCCAGCGCAACGGCCAATGGCGGTTTGTGGTCGATGGAGGCAATAGCACACCCGAGCCGAAATAG